A window of the Roseburia sp. 831b genome harbors these coding sequences:
- a CDS encoding DUF5722 domain-containing protein — protein MHKLKRFYALCLTFIMFFSLFIPAHNVYASDSENETVPIENDASETEDTVSTPSDDISNLNENTADESSTQIISKGASQHATTVVSSPTGKKGIIASYWTDPGTPYYDDPIELGVDHALFNIDVTELVSTNGTGEPFVYNGKTYYYNNYEGQQLYYTFLRMQEIRDKGITLTAQVNMSWSDDPALQQLIFPSGREAGHNYYALNTSTAESQEILAAAFHYLVTKCPYVNNWIVGCEINSPEQCNYCGTIDVTTNVIIAAQTYNLMYNAIQDVNPSAKNYVCLDNIWNFDNGTGIPSKTFLEEFAKYETDKNWNLAFHPYPVPYGSTDNPSDWLMWSEKSSQNGYLTHNEYTGFLTGANLEVLSNFVKDNYGSSHRIILTEFGYDSRAGEANQAASLYYTYKAAERDSMIDACIYQPWTDTGWDFREMGILAKDGTKRQIYNVFKYMDSNPALASESYYLNVLGISNWTDNIIYNYSSTTNGPVTISGVYIPDDDGKQIRAGAVIDTNSEDLTYECTVIDYDYAAYGTSPYPEVKTTKNKYDNWMTYTPSHPGMYGFCWRAYRNGSIVAEAGATHAFGTPNVISSAKIYVPDRNANTLRFGMVYDALDRQNVRIQWFLYRPDDNVYEAILADGLVKDLGEWQEWTKKPGRYWIMCRVTAINNPSSSLCWGVEVRDGVVIDP, from the coding sequence ATGCACAAATTAAAACGTTTCTATGCATTATGCCTTACATTTATAATGTTCTTTTCATTATTTATTCCTGCACATAATGTATACGCATCTGATTCAGAAAATGAAACAGTTCCAATAGAGAACGATGCTTCCGAAACAGAAGACACTGTTTCTACCCCATCTGATGATATCAGTAATTTGAATGAAAATACTGCAGATGAGAGCTCAACTCAAATCATTTCAAAAGGAGCTTCCCAACACGCAACAACAGTAGTTTCATCTCCAACTGGGAAAAAAGGAATTATCGCATCTTATTGGACAGACCCTGGCACACCATACTACGATGATCCAATCGAACTTGGTGTTGATCACGCATTATTTAACATTGATGTAACTGAATTAGTCAGTACAAACGGCACTGGAGAGCCTTTCGTATACAATGGGAAAACCTACTACTATAACAATTACGAAGGACAACAGTTATACTATACATTCTTAAGAATGCAAGAAATTCGTGATAAAGGGATTACTTTAACAGCACAGGTAAACATGAGCTGGTCTGATGACCCTGCTCTGCAACAGCTTATTTTCCCTTCTGGTAGAGAAGCCGGCCATAATTATTATGCATTAAATACATCAACAGCAGAATCCCAGGAAATTCTTGCTGCAGCATTCCATTACCTTGTGACCAAGTGTCCTTATGTAAATAACTGGATTGTTGGCTGTGAGATTAACAGTCCTGAACAATGCAATTACTGTGGAACTATTGATGTCACAACAAATGTAATTATTGCTGCGCAAACCTACAACTTGATGTATAATGCCATTCAGGATGTAAATCCTTCTGCAAAAAATTATGTTTGTTTAGATAATATTTGGAACTTTGACAATGGAACCGGCATCCCATCCAAAACATTTCTAGAAGAATTTGCTAAATATGAAACAGATAAGAACTGGAACCTTGCTTTTCATCCATATCCTGTTCCATACGGCTCCACTGACAACCCATCTGATTGGCTTATGTGGTCAGAAAAATCTTCCCAAAATGGATATTTAACTCACAATGAATACACCGGTTTCCTTACTGGTGCAAACCTTGAAGTTTTGTCAAATTTTGTAAAAGACAACTATGGTTCCTCTCACCGTATCATATTAACAGAATTTGGATATGACTCAAGAGCTGGTGAAGCTAATCAGGCTGCATCCTTATATTACACATACAAGGCTGCAGAACGAGACAGTATGATCGACGCATGCATTTATCAACCATGGACCGACACTGGCTGGGATTTTAGAGAAATGGGAATTCTCGCTAAAGATGGTACCAAACGTCAAATTTATAACGTATTTAAATATATGGACAGCAATCCAGCCCTTGCCTCTGAAAGCTATTATTTAAATGTTCTTGGTATTTCAAATTGGACCGATAATATTATTTATAATTATTCAAGTACTACAAATGGTCCTGTCACTATCTCTGGCGTTTATATTCCAGACGATGACGGCAAACAAATAAGAGCTGGTGCTGTAATTGATACAAACAGTGAAGATCTAACCTATGAATGTACCGTAATTGACTATGATTATGCTGCTTATGGTACCTCTCCTTATCCAGAGGTAAAAACAACCAAAAACAAATATGATAACTGGATGACATATACACCATCCCACCCAGGAATGTATGGTTTTTGCTGGCGAGCTTATCGTAATGGTTCCATTGTTGCGGAGGCCGGTGCAACTCATGCATTTGGTACACCAAACGTCATCTCAAGTGCTAAAATTTATGTCCCTGATCGCAATGCTAATACCTTGAGATTTGGAATGGTATATGATGCATTAGATAGACAAAATGTAAGAATTCAATGGTTCTTATATCGCCCAGATGATAATGTTTACGAGGCAATTCTTGCAGATGGATTAGTAAAAGATTTAGGTGAATGGCAAGAATGGACAAAGAAACCTGGCCGATACTGGATTATGTGTAGAGTTACAGCCATCAATAACCCAAGTTCAAGCCTCTGTTGGGGAGTTGAAGTTCGTGACGGAGTTGTAATTGATCCGTAA
- a CDS encoding transglutaminase domain-containing protein, with protein sequence MLFCEKVKRIRRQFLAFALIVFTLVTADTGNVVFADEVNTEQKNGYQQAVLYEATDGQVDQIEKNYASTAEISSWKDYSNSYFYNQLNSQQKAFYDRLDSVCMNYLVSSNDANYRQDTSGNNVSGYTNYVSYEGLEKDEAFVIAQIFRNSNPQYFFLSSEYGNYIVNGQGYMCIGMYMDMVSGAQRANYRNEFQTVINSWMDIINRNETDLEKEKAAYDLIMDNTIYSTCEYDQSCVSVFLEGKSVCAGYAQAMQLLCNGAGIETIAVTSSDHEWNKVYLYGNWYNVDCTWDDVGNASDSSYSYLNISDSRVAQGNSSHNPENIWTIYTSIPECNLDTVVMPEETVSITGVYIPDDDAVNIRAGAVIDTKLTDVTYECTVIDYDYATYGTAYFPEVKRTQDKTDNWMTYTPSHPGMYGFCWRAYRNGEIVSEYGATHYFAGNQINSAMIYVPDRNVDTLNFGMVFDATTRENVRIQWFLYRPDDNVYEAILADDLVQNIGEWQSWTKKSGRYWIMCRVTAVNNPASSMCWGVEVRNGVVID encoded by the coding sequence ATGTTATTTTGTGAAAAAGTGAAACGAATAAGAAGACAATTTCTGGCATTTGCATTGATTGTATTTACACTGGTAACAGCAGATACAGGGAATGTGGTGTTTGCAGATGAAGTGAATACGGAGCAAAAGAATGGCTATCAGCAGGCAGTTCTTTATGAGGCGACAGATGGACAAGTAGACCAGATTGAGAAGAATTATGCATCAACAGCAGAAATTTCATCATGGAAGGATTATAGTAACTCATATTTTTATAATCAATTGAATTCGCAGCAGAAGGCGTTTTACGATAGATTAGATAGTGTATGTATGAATTATTTGGTATCCTCGAATGATGCCAATTACAGACAAGATACCTCTGGAAACAATGTGTCTGGGTATACAAATTATGTGTCATACGAGGGATTGGAAAAGGATGAGGCGTTTGTTATTGCGCAGATTTTTAGAAATTCTAATCCACAATATTTTTTCCTGTCAAGTGAGTATGGAAACTATATAGTCAATGGTCAAGGATACATGTGTATCGGTATGTATATGGATATGGTTAGTGGTGCACAAAGGGCTAATTATAGAAATGAATTTCAAACGGTTATAAATAGCTGGATGGACATTATTAATAGGAATGAAACAGATTTAGAGAAAGAAAAAGCAGCATATGATTTGATTATGGATAACACTATATATTCTACATGTGAATATGATCAAAGTTGTGTAAGCGTTTTTTTAGAAGGAAAATCAGTATGCGCAGGATATGCGCAGGCGATGCAGTTACTATGTAACGGTGCTGGAATAGAGACAATAGCAGTTACAAGCAGCGACCATGAGTGGAACAAGGTGTATTTGTACGGAAACTGGTATAATGTTGACTGTACGTGGGATGATGTTGGAAACGCATCGGATAGTTCCTATTCATACCTTAATATTAGCGATAGCAGAGTGGCACAAGGAAATTCAAGTCACAATCCAGAAAATATTTGGACAATTTATACATCAATTCCAGAATGTAATTTAGATACTGTTGTAATGCCAGAAGAAACAGTATCTATCACGGGAGTATATATACCAGATGACGATGCTGTTAATATACGGGCAGGTGCAGTCATTGATACAAAATTAACAGATGTTACATATGAGTGTACCGTGATAGATTATGACTATGCAACATATGGCACAGCATATTTCCCAGAGGTGAAGAGAACGCAGGATAAAACGGACAATTGGATGACATACACACCATCCCATCCGGGAATGTATGGATTTTGTTGGAGAGCTTATAGAAATGGGGAAATTGTTTCAGAATATGGTGCAACACATTATTTTGCAGGTAACCAAATTAACAGTGCGATGATATATGTTCCTGACAGGAATGTAGATACACTTAATTTTGGAATGGTATTTGATGCAACGACAAGGGAAAATGTAAGAATACAATGGTTTTTATATAGACCAGATGACAATGTATATGAAGCAATTCTTGCAGACGATTTGGTACAAAATATTGGAGAATGGCAAAGCTGGACTAAGAAGTCAGGTCGTTATTGGATTATGTGTAGAGTTACAGCTGTAAATAATCCGGCATCGTCAATGTGTTGGGGGGTTGAAGTGAGAAATGGAGTAGTAATTGATTAG
- a CDS encoding glycosyltransferase family 2 protein — MENYDFILENLRFHIYEENTIIFFGWYRDDNPEKRYLEVFLDKKKLEIEYHNQAGIPVRQKYLRYKANVSEEIQGIVHLPDNWREAKELRIYCVNGDKKVLTMALKSDWLQRRRDSIECYVETDQYVDGKLILAGWAVADGEIKYRLVDHKGNEIKYEITRNYRRDVKAVFEEIDDDYMCGFKIEAPVNKFNRGKLFLSCGEKESVYDTAIRSLNADGKEPGVFVKGINYLRRYGLAAALIKTKAKLLGEKDVDDAKFKYKEWIQKYGVKQEELEEQRNTTFAYQPTFSIVIPLYNTRPKYLKEMVDSIIGQTYTNWQLCLADASEDKSLLSPYLKEYARKDSRIEYKELEENKGISKNTNAAIEMAAGEFIVLADHDDIMPANALFECARVLNEDATIDIIYSDEDKVDMSGKKYFEPHFKSDFNIDLLCSMNYICHLFVVKKEIIEKVGMLRSEFDGAQDHDFILRCTEVAKNIKHIPKILYHWRCHINSTASNPESKMYAFEAGRKAVQEHYDRIGIPAEVEHGQFYGMYKTKFLWEGQPLISIVIPNKDHVDDLKKCMDSIEEKSTYRNFEFVIVENNSTEQETFDYYKEIEEKENVTVLYYEGEFNFSRINNYGVKNAKGEYILLLNNDTEIINPDCLKEMLGYCMRDDVGIVGARLYYEDDTIQHAGVILGFGGMAGHAFIGLSRFDDGYFSRIICAQDLSAVTAACMMVKKEIFEAVGGLTEEYRVAFNDIDFCMKVRTLGKLIVYNPAAELYHYESKSRGLEDTPEKVERFNSEVARFIESWSKELEAGDPYYNPNLTLDKADFSLKE; from the coding sequence ATGGAGAATTACGATTTTATATTAGAAAATTTGAGATTTCATATATATGAAGAAAATACGATTATCTTTTTTGGATGGTATCGTGATGACAACCCAGAAAAAAGATACTTAGAAGTATTTTTAGATAAAAAGAAACTTGAAATAGAATACCATAATCAGGCAGGAATACCAGTCAGACAAAAGTACCTGCGTTATAAGGCAAATGTAAGTGAGGAGATACAGGGGATTGTCCATTTGCCGGATAACTGGAGAGAGGCAAAAGAATTACGGATTTACTGCGTCAATGGTGACAAAAAGGTATTAACGATGGCTTTGAAGTCAGACTGGCTGCAAAGAAGACGTGATAGTATAGAGTGTTATGTGGAGACAGATCAATACGTAGATGGAAAATTGATACTGGCAGGTTGGGCCGTAGCAGATGGAGAGATAAAATATAGGCTGGTAGATCACAAAGGAAATGAGATTAAATATGAAATCACTAGAAATTACAGAAGAGATGTAAAGGCTGTATTTGAAGAGATTGATGATGATTACATGTGTGGTTTTAAAATTGAAGCACCAGTAAATAAATTTAATCGAGGAAAGCTTTTCTTGTCGTGTGGTGAGAAGGAATCTGTATATGATACAGCTATTCGCAGTCTGAATGCAGATGGAAAAGAGCCAGGTGTTTTCGTGAAAGGAATCAATTACCTTAGAAGATACGGATTGGCGGCTGCATTGATAAAAACGAAGGCAAAATTGCTAGGTGAAAAAGATGTAGATGATGCAAAGTTTAAATATAAAGAGTGGATTCAAAAGTATGGGGTAAAGCAAGAGGAATTGGAAGAACAGAGAAATACAACATTTGCTTATCAGCCAACATTCAGTATCGTTATTCCACTTTACAATACAAGACCAAAGTATTTAAAAGAAATGGTGGATTCCATTATAGGACAGACCTATACCAATTGGCAGCTTTGTCTTGCGGATGCTTCGGAAGATAAAAGCTTACTTAGTCCATATTTGAAAGAGTACGCGCGGAAAGATTCAAGAATTGAATACAAGGAATTAGAAGAGAATAAGGGAATTTCAAAGAATACAAATGCTGCAATTGAAATGGCGGCAGGGGAGTTTATCGTGTTAGCAGACCATGATGATATTATGCCGGCAAATGCACTGTTTGAGTGTGCAAGAGTATTAAATGAGGATGCTACGATAGATATTATTTATTCAGATGAAGACAAGGTAGATATGAGTGGGAAAAAATATTTTGAACCACATTTTAAATCTGATTTTAATATAGACCTTTTATGTAGCATGAATTATATCTGTCATTTGTTTGTCGTAAAAAAAGAAATTATCGAGAAAGTCGGTATGCTCCGTTCGGAATTTGACGGCGCGCAGGATCATGATTTCATTTTGCGCTGCACGGAGGTGGCAAAGAATATAAAGCATATTCCAAAGATTTTATATCATTGGAGATGTCATATTAATTCTACGGCTTCCAATCCAGAGAGCAAGATGTATGCCTTTGAAGCCGGAAGAAAAGCGGTTCAGGAGCATTACGACAGGATTGGGATTCCGGCAGAAGTGGAACATGGACAGTTTTATGGAATGTACAAAACAAAATTTTTATGGGAAGGACAGCCATTAATATCTATTGTTATTCCAAATAAAGATCATGTTGATGATTTGAAAAAATGTATGGATTCAATAGAGGAAAAGTCAACCTACCGAAATTTTGAGTTCGTTATTGTTGAGAACAATAGTACAGAACAGGAAACGTTTGATTATTATAAAGAAATCGAAGAGAAAGAAAATGTTACAGTTTTGTACTATGAAGGTGAATTTAATTTTTCTAGAATTAATAATTATGGTGTAAAAAATGCTAAAGGAGAATATATTCTTCTCCTGAATAATGATACAGAGATTATTAATCCAGATTGTCTGAAAGAAATGCTAGGATATTGCATGCGCGATGATGTGGGAATTGTGGGAGCAAGATTATATTATGAGGATGATACAATTCAGCACGCAGGAGTAATTCTTGGATTTGGTGGAATGGCGGGTCATGCATTCATAGGTTTGTCCAGATTTGATGATGGCTATTTTTCGAGAATTATTTGTGCACAGGATTTGTCAGCTGTAACAGCTGCATGTATGATGGTCAAAAAAGAGATTTTCGAGGCAGTAGGCGGCTTGACAGAGGAATATCGTGTCGCTTTTAATGACATTGATTTTTGCATGAAGGTTCGCACATTAGGCAAATTAATTGTGTATAACCCGGCAGCAGAATTATATCATTATGAATCAAAGTCAAGAGGATTAGAGGATACACCAGAGAAGGTGGAACGGTTTAATTCTGAGGTTGCAAGATTTATTGAAAGTTGGAGTAAGGAGTTAGAAGCAGGAGATCCGTACTATAATCCTAATTTGACATTGGATAAGGCAGATTTTTCGTTAAAGGAATAA
- the tnpB gene encoding IS66 family insertion sequence element accessory protein TnpB (TnpB, as the term is used for proteins encoded by IS66 family insertion elements, is considered an accessory protein, since TnpC, encoded by a neighboring gene, is a DDE family transposase.) gives MLNDATCFKQIYIVCGYTDLRFGLDSLASIIESKTGSSPYVPDTLYLFCGRKTDRIKGLVWEKDGFLLLYKRLEKGNFVWPRNESEVRALTSQQFRWLMEGLTIFPKKTVQEIRPPEHMA, from the coding sequence ATGTTGAATGATGCCACTTGTTTTAAACAGATTTATATCGTTTGCGGCTACACGGATCTCCGTTTTGGCTTGGATTCATTAGCTTCTATCATCGAATCCAAAACAGGAAGTAGCCCGTACGTTCCTGATACGCTTTACCTTTTCTGTGGTCGCAAGACTGACAGAATCAAAGGATTGGTGTGGGAAAAGGACGGATTCTTGCTCTTGTATAAGCGCCTAGAGAAAGGGAACTTCGTGTGGCCAAGAAATGAATCCGAAGTACGAGCACTTACCAGTCAGCAATTTCGTTGGCTCATGGAAGGTCTAACAATTTTTCCAAAGAAAACGGTTCAAGAGATCCGACCGCCAGAACATATGGCATAA
- the tnpC gene encoding IS66 family transposase encodes MAMEYTEEQLNNFDKATLIQLFLAQQSQLKDIDRKLQLLLEQVAVLNNNRFGKSSEKLDVDNQISFLEVDGNIVYFNEAEAVAALECSEEEETSKPHSKKKKGKRAADIKGLPIVPVEHKMTEDELIDEFGEDGWYQLEDEVYHRYRFTPMKIEIEEHHVGVYKSKKDNHFKKADHPAYLLRNSLVSPSLLAGIWNAKYVNAAPLYRQEQEFQRMGLNIDRADMAHWTILCAERYLSIFYDYLHEKMYDYHVLQADETPVLVSKENRTTGNKHYMWVYRTGKMYLNKQIILYEYQPSRNASHPRAFLKDFQGICLTDGYQVYHTIEKEREDLKIAGCWAHARRRFDEAVKALPKANQKMSLAYLALKQIQAIYREENKLGDMNPDERLKHRQLTVKPLVDAYFAWAKQNLMSVPPKSKTANGFTYSLNQEKYLRTFLEDGEVPIDNNSAEQAIRPFCVGKKNWVMIDTIAGAEASAIIYSIAETAKANDLKPYNYFEYLLTEIPKHMDDHDASFCEDLLPWSDKLPKECRKQL; translated from the coding sequence ATGGCGATGGAATATACAGAAGAACAATTGAATAATTTTGACAAGGCTACCCTTATTCAACTGTTTTTGGCACAACAATCACAACTCAAAGATATTGATCGGAAACTGCAACTGTTGTTGGAACAGGTCGCTGTATTGAACAATAACCGTTTTGGGAAGTCATCTGAGAAACTTGATGTAGATAACCAGATCAGCTTCTTAGAGGTTGATGGCAATATCGTTTATTTTAATGAAGCAGAAGCTGTTGCAGCCCTTGAATGCTCAGAGGAAGAAGAAACATCGAAACCTCATAGTAAAAAGAAAAAGGGGAAACGCGCTGCTGACATCAAAGGTCTTCCAATCGTTCCGGTTGAACACAAGATGACGGAAGACGAGTTAATCGACGAATTCGGAGAAGATGGCTGGTATCAGCTTGAAGATGAAGTATACCATCGCTATCGTTTTACCCCAATGAAGATTGAAATCGAAGAACATCACGTTGGCGTGTATAAATCTAAAAAGGACAATCATTTCAAAAAGGCAGATCATCCTGCTTATTTACTAAGAAACAGTCTTGTTTCACCATCTTTGCTAGCAGGCATTTGGAATGCCAAATATGTTAATGCAGCACCTCTTTATCGTCAGGAACAGGAATTCCAAAGAATGGGTCTTAACATCGATCGCGCGGATATGGCTCATTGGACCATTCTATGTGCAGAGAGATATCTCTCAATCTTTTATGATTATCTGCACGAGAAAATGTATGACTATCATGTCTTACAAGCAGATGAGACTCCGGTTCTTGTTTCAAAAGAAAACAGAACTACCGGAAATAAGCATTACATGTGGGTATACCGTACAGGAAAGATGTATCTGAATAAGCAGATCATCTTGTACGAGTACCAACCATCTCGTAATGCCAGTCATCCACGAGCTTTTCTTAAAGATTTTCAAGGAATTTGTCTGACGGATGGCTATCAGGTCTACCATACGATTGAAAAAGAACGCGAAGACCTGAAAATCGCTGGGTGCTGGGCACATGCAAGACGTCGCTTCGATGAGGCTGTTAAGGCTCTACCAAAGGCAAACCAGAAAATGTCTCTTGCATATCTGGCATTGAAGCAAATCCAAGCAATCTATCGCGAGGAGAACAAGCTTGGGGACATGAATCCGGATGAACGCCTGAAACATCGTCAGTTGACTGTAAAGCCACTGGTGGATGCTTATTTTGCATGGGCAAAACAGAATCTCATGTCTGTTCCGCCGAAGAGTAAGACAGCAAATGGATTTACTTACTCCTTGAATCAGGAAAAGTATTTGAGAACATTCCTTGAAGATGGAGAAGTGCCAATCGATAACAATTCGGCAGAACAGGCAATTCGGCCATTCTGTGTAGGCAAGAAAAACTGGGTTATGATTGATACCATCGCAGGGGCAGAAGCAAGTGCAATCATTTACAGCATTGCAGAAACTGCAAAGGCTAACGATCTAAAACCTTATAATTACTTTGAATATCTTCTGACAGAGATTCCAAAGCACATGGATGACCATGATGCAAGTTTTTGTGAAGATCTGCTTCCTTGGTCAGACAAGCTACCAAAGGAATGCAGAAAGCAACTTTAA
- a CDS encoding glycoside hydrolase family 25 protein, whose protein sequence is MKRKIIFIFGCIGILNFATVLTHASEVPDTQLETDASEVLNNQDEMDSKELEKSLMNGIESLPDDPEYVKLLEERMADFYSPRYEAFSYEGYTHNDKFKDCKIRNGVDVSRYQGNINWNSVNNSGMEYAFIRVGYRGYSGGNLVEDSSGKDNIQNALNAGMKVGAYIFSQAITEAEAIEEADFALSKISGYDITMPIVIDYEYVKAGRLQNANLSREQATAIVNAFCDRIQQAGYTPMVYANKSMLEDSLNAGNIPHKIWLANYTKQTTYAGDYEYWQYTESGKVDGITGNVDCDFWYDSSDDAIITGVYIPDDDAINIRAGAIINTDDSDITYECTVIDYDYATYGTAFFPAVKTTADKTDNWMTYTPSHPGMYGFCWRAYKNGKIISEYGATHYFAGNQISNAMIYVPDRNAQTLDFGMVFSATDKENVRIQWFVYKPDEGVYESILADDLVKNIGVCQKWTKKSGRYWIMCRVTATNNPASTMCWGVEIRDGKVID, encoded by the coding sequence ATGAAACGAAAAATAATTTTTATATTTGGTTGTATTGGTATCTTAAATTTTGCCACGGTTCTTACGCACGCAAGTGAGGTGCCAGACACTCAATTAGAGACAGATGCAAGTGAAGTGTTAAATAATCAAGACGAAATGGATTCAAAGGAACTTGAAAAAAGCCTTATGAATGGAATAGAATCGTTGCCGGATGATCCGGAATATGTAAAGCTTTTAGAGGAGCGGATGGCAGATTTTTATTCACCAAGATATGAAGCATTTTCATATGAAGGTTATACACATAATGATAAGTTTAAAGACTGCAAAATAAGAAATGGTGTAGATGTATCCCGTTACCAGGGAAATATAAATTGGAATAGTGTCAATAATTCCGGAATGGAGTATGCATTTATAAGAGTTGGTTATAGAGGATATTCCGGAGGAAATCTCGTTGAGGATTCAAGTGGAAAAGATAATATACAGAACGCCTTAAATGCCGGAATGAAGGTTGGTGCATATATATTCTCCCAGGCGATTACGGAGGCCGAAGCAATTGAGGAAGCGGATTTTGCATTGTCTAAGATTTCGGGGTACGATATTACAATGCCTATTGTAATTGATTATGAATATGTAAAGGCGGGAAGATTGCAAAATGCGAATTTGTCAAGAGAGCAAGCAACGGCTATTGTGAATGCATTCTGCGATAGGATCCAGCAGGCAGGATATACGCCAATGGTTTATGCAAATAAGAGTATGTTGGAGGATAGCTTAAATGCGGGAAACATTCCACATAAAATCTGGTTGGCAAACTATACAAAACAGACGACATATGCAGGTGATTATGAATACTGGCAGTATACTGAGAGCGGAAAAGTAGATGGTATTACAGGAAATGTGGATTGTGATTTTTGGTATGATTCTTCAGATGATGCAATAATTACAGGAGTTTACATACCAGATGATGACGCTATTAATATAAGAGCGGGAGCAATAATAAACACGGATGATTCTGATATTACATATGAATGTACCGTGATAGATTATGATTATGCAACATATGGTACGGCGTTTTTTCCAGCAGTAAAGACAACAGCAGACAAAACAGACAATTGGATGACATATACACCATCTCATCCAGGAATGTATGGTTTCTGTTGGAGAGCCTATAAGAATGGTAAAATTATATCAGAATATGGTGCAACGCATTATTTTGCTGGTAATCAGATATCTAATGCAATGATATATGTGCCAGACAGAAATGCACAGACGCTGGACTTTGGAATGGTGTTTAGTGCAACGGATAAAGAAAATGTAAGAATTCAGTGGTTTGTGTATAAGCCAGATGAAGGGGTATACGAATCAATTCTTGCGGACGATTTAGTAAAAAATATTGGAGTATGTCAAAAATGGACAAAGAAATCCGGTAGATATTGGATTATGTGTAGAGTTACAGCTACAAATAATCCGGCTTCAACAATGTGTTGGGGAGTTGAGATTCGAGATGGGAAGGTAATTGATTAG